In Carya illinoinensis cultivar Pawnee chromosome 10, C.illinoinensisPawnee_v1, whole genome shotgun sequence, one DNA window encodes the following:
- the LOC122280126 gene encoding uncharacterized protein LOC122280126, with translation MGLHNLDCVIQFLMGLHDSFTNVRDQIMLIDPLPPVNKVFSYIQQQERHHLTSAAPPVETIALAARRPSQPFPKRDKPYCTHCKITGHTLAQCFKSGNATAPVCTHCEMTGHTVERCYKLHGYPPGHKYYKSRLNVVSMDNHSPATITDPSKMLTKEQYQEIIALLHKTNLTTSPSANQLQLIPPAQAPISSAAGPFSLDNDWEG, from the exons ATGGGTCTCCATAATCTAGATTGTGTGATCCAATTTCTGATGGGTCTCCATGACTCGTTTACAAATGTTCGTGACCAGATTATGTTAATTGATCCTCTACCACCTGTCAACAAGGTATTTTCCTACATTCAACAACAAGAACGTCATCATCTCACCTCCGCTGCTCCTCCAGTTGAGACCATTGCATTGGCTGCACGTCGACCATCTCAACCTTTTCCCAAGCGTGACAAGCCATACTGCACCCATTGTAAAATCACAGGCCATACTTTGGCCCAATGCTTCAAGTCTGGAAATGCTACAGCCCCTGTTTGTACTCACTGTGAGATGACTGGACACACAGTTGAGCGTTGCTACAAGCTTCACGGCTATCCCCCTGGACACAAGTATTACAAGTCACGCCTCAATGTTGTCTCCATGGACAATCATTCTCCAGCAACAATCACTGATCCAAGCAAGATGTTGACTAAAGAGCAATATCAAGAGATTATAGCCTTGCTGCACAAGACAAACTTGACTACTTCTCCATCTGCAAACCAACTTCAACTTATTCCTCCAGCTCAAGCCCCCATTTCATCCGCTGCTG GGCCTTTCTCCCTGGACAACGATTGGGAAGGGTAG
- the LOC122280125 gene encoding receptor-like protein 7 isoform X1 → MRIPFFLSIFLIPICSILPGFSIFLVSGQCLNHQKDLLLKLNNSLEFDLASSTKLRHWNQSSDCCQWRGVNCSSEGRVTGLDLSSESISGGLHNSSSLFSLQYLQNLSLAYNKFNYSQFPSGFDKLTNLSHLNLSNAGFAGQIPIELSRLRSLVILDLSTLYFPEIPPLKLENPNLEILVQNFTELIELYLDGVNISEQGSEWCGALSSSLTNLRVLSLSNCNLLGPLNPSLLKLQSLSSIRLDNNDLSALVPEFFANFTNLTSLRLSSSGLFDIFPEKIFQVPTLEVLDLSNNARLGGSLPDFPQNGYLRTLVLSHTNFSGKLPHSIGNLNMLSRMDFSSCNFSGSIPTTMANLTQLLYLDMSFNNFTGPIPSFSKAKNLTQINLSHNDLTGQITSTHWEELKNLVNLDLRDNSLNGSIPVSLFSHLSLRYLQLSNNQFSGELTNISSNVLEYLDLSSNNLEGAIPVSVFNFRGLKILSLSSNNLTGSVQLNMIHQLTNLSSLDLSYNSLSIEYDRIGSPSLSFPNITTLKLASSKLKIFPDFLRTQSKLTTLDLSYNGIGGEIPNWIWKLPVLLQLNLSFNNLVALEGSSLTVSSLSILDIRSNRLQGQLPVLPPSATYLDFSRNNFSSIIPLDIGDFLSNAYFFSLSSNKFNGSIPVSICNAAYLQVLDLSNNSFSGMIPECLLRMSTTLGVLNLGRNNLHGTISDTLQDNCGLQTLDLNGNQLVGQIPKSLANCTRLEVFNIGNNHIKDIFPCHLKNASILRVLVLRSNYFSGSLGCSGPGKNAPWPLLQILDVALNNFTGKLPIICFYTWKAMLKREDDAKSELNHLQFRVLGFGSFYYQDVITVTVKGRNLEFVKILTLFTSIDVSCNNLDGPIPEAFGGLSALYILNLSHNALSGQIPKSLANLTQLESLDFSSNKLTGEIPMQLAENLIFLSVLNLAFNQLVGPIPQIKQFATFSESSYVGNEGLCGFPLKNCNAGHRTAPSAAPVGFDWQFILTGLGFGVGAALFVAPLMFWGKGRRWYNKSTDKIVLVILTMIGLSYTGSKDGKLEVEEDIEDDSIEDYDDEDETENEEFRGRYCVFCSKLDISRKRVIHDPKCICRSSPLISSSSCTSSSSS, encoded by the coding sequence ATGAGAATTCCGTTCTTTTTATCGATTTTCTTGATACCCATATGCTCAATTTTGCCCGGCTTCTCGATCTTTCTGGTCTCTGGCCAATGTTTGAACCATCAGAAAGACTTGTTGCTCAAATTGAACAACAGCCTCGAATTCGATTTAGCTTCTTCCACAAAACTGAGACACTGGAATCAGAGTTCCGATTGCTGTCAGTGGCGAGGCGTAAATTGCAGCAGCGAGGGACGTGTTACCGGACTCGACCTGAGCAGTGAATCCATCTCGGGAGGACTTCACAATTCGAGCAGCCTCTTCAGTCTTCAGTACCTCCAGAACCTAAGTTTGGCATATAACAAATTCAACTATTCCCAGTTTCCGTCAGGGTTTGACAAATTGACGAATTTGAGTCATTTGAACCTATCAAATGCTGGCTTTGCAGGTCAGATTCCGATTGAGCTTTCGCGTTTGAGAAGTTTGGTTATTCTTGATTTATCTACCCTTTACTTCCCTGAAATTCCTCCCCTAAAACTTGAGAATCCAAATTTGGAGATACTGGTTCAGAACTTTACGGAACTTATAGAACTTTATCTTGATGGTGTAAACATATCAGAACAAGGGAGCGAGTGGTGTGGGGCTTTATCATCATCACTGACCAATTTGAGGGTATTGAGCTTGTCAAATTGCAATCTTTTAGGCCCTTTGAATCCCTCCTTATTAAAGCTTCAGTCCCTCTCAAGTATTCGTCTGGATAATAACGACTTGTCTGCGTTAGTGCCGGAGTTCTTCGCAAATTTCACAAATTTGACGTCCTTGCGTCTCAGTTCTAGTGGGTTGTTTGACATATTTCCGGAAAAGATCTTCCAGGTGCCTACACTAGAGGTTCTTGACTTGTCTAATAATGCACGACTTGGTGGTTCCTTGCCAGATTTTCCTCAGAATGGGTACCTTCGAACCCTGGTACTTAGCCACACAAATTTCTCGGGAAAATTGCCGCACTCTATCGGTAACCTTAACATGTTGTCTAGAATGGATTTTTCAAGTTGCAATTTCAGCGGATCAATTCCAACTACAATGGCTAATCTTACCCAATTGCTTTATCTGGACATGTCATTCAACAATTTTACTGGACCAATTCCATCGTTCAGCAAGGCCAAGAATCTGACTCAAATAAACCTTTCTCATAACGATTTAACCGGTCAGATTACATCTACTCACTGGGAAGAGCTGAAGAATCTGGTAAACCTTGACTTGCGTGACAATTCTCTGAATGGGAGTATTCCAGTTTCTCTGTTTTCCCATTTATCATTGCGGTATCTGCAACTTTCCAACAACCAATTTTCTGGTGAGCTCACCAACATTTCTTCTAATGTATTGGAATACCTTGATTTGAGCAGCAACAATTTGGAAGGGGCAATCCCTGTGTCTGTCTTTAATTTTCGAGGTCTTAAGATCCTCTCGCTTTCTTCAAATAATCTTACCGGCTCAGTCCAGCTAAATATGATACACCAGTTGACAAACCTTTCGAGTCTTGATCTTTCCTACAACAGCTTGTCAATTGAATATGATAGAATCGGTTCTCCGTCCCTCTCCTTTCCCAACATTACCACGTTAAAATTGGCTTCCAGCAAGTTGAAAATATTTCCTGATTTTTTGAGAACCCAATCCAAATTAACAACTCTAGACCTTTCATATAACGGGATTGGTGGAGAGATACCCAACTGGATATGGAAACTGCCTGTTCTTCTACAGTTAAATCTTTCCTTTAACAATTTGGTGGCTCTAGAAGGATCTTCACTCACTGTCTCTTCTCTGAGTATCCTGGACATTCGTTCCAACCGACTCCAAGGGCAACTCCCAGTTCTCCCACCATCTGCCACGTATTTGGATTTCTCAAGGAATAATTTCAGCTCTATCATACCCTTGGACATTGGTGATTTCCTTTCTAACGcttatttcttctctctttcaagCAATAAATTCAATGGGAGCATACCTGTATCAATTTGCAATGCAGCATACCTCCAAGTTCTAGATCTGTCTAATAATTCCTTCAGTGGCATGATTCCGGAATGTTTGCTTCGGATGAGTACAACTCTTGGGGTGCTAAATCTAGGGAGAAACAATCTCCATGGCACAATTTCAGATACATTACAAGACAATTGTGGTTTGCAAACTTTAGATCTCAATGGAAACCAACTTGTAGGGCAGATACCTAAATCTTTGGCGAATTGCACAAGGTTGGAGGTCTTTAATATCGGTAACAACCACATTAAGGATATCTTCCCATGTCACTTGAAGAATGCATCCATATTGCGTGTCCTTGTTTTGCGCTCTAACTACTTTAGCGGGTCCCTTGGTTGTTCCGGTCCCGGGAAAAATGCCCCTTGGCCACTGCTTCAAATTTTGGATGTAGCTTTGAACAATTTCACTGGTAAGCTTCCAATAATATGCTTTTATACCTGGAAGGCTATGTTGAAAAGGGAAGATGATGCCAAATCAGAGCTCAATCACCTTCAATTTAGAGTCCTGGGATTTGGAAGCTTTTATTATCAAGATGTGATCACAGTTACCGTTAAAGGTCGAAACTTGGAATTTGTGAAGATTCTAACTCTTTTTACCTCGATTGACGTTTCCTGCAACAACCTGGATGGGCCAATACCAGAAGCATTTGGTGGACTCTCAGCACTATACATTCTAAACTTGTCGCATAATGCTCTTTCGGGACAAATCCCAAAATCTCTGGCAAACTTGACACAGTTGGAGTCGTTGGATTTTTCAAGCAATAAACTTACAGGGGAGATTCCTATGCAACTTGCAGAAAATCTTATTTTCCTTTCAGTCCTAAACCTTGCCTTCAATCAACTGGTGGGGCCGATTCCGCAGATCAAACAGTTCGCTACTTTTTCAGAAAGTTCGTACGTAGGGAACGAAGGATTATGTGGCTTTCCTCTTAAGAATTGTAATGCTGGCCACCGGACAGCACCATCAGCAGCACCAGTTGGATTTGATTGGCAGTTCATACTGACTGGGCTTGGCTTTGGGGTAGGAGCAGCATTGTTTGTTGCTCCCCTGATGTTTTGGGGGAAAGGAAGAAGATGGTACAACAAAAGCACTGATAAAATTGTTCTCGTGATTCTTACAATGATAGGATTGTCTTACACGGGCAGCAAAGATGGCAagcttgaggtggaggaagacATTGAAGATGACAGCATAGAAGActatgatgatgaagatgaaacGGAAAATGAAGAATTTCGAGGGCGATACTGTGTTTTTTGTTCCAAACTTGACATTAGTAGGAAGAGGGTCATCCATGACCCCAAATGTATATGCCGTAGCTCACCGCTGATCTCCTCCTCTTCCTGTACATCCTCGTCTTCTTCATAG
- the LOC122280125 gene encoding receptor-like protein 6 isoform X3 produces the protein MRIPFFLSIFLIPICSILPGFSIFLVSGQCLNHQKDLLLKLNNSLEFDLASSTKLRHWNQSSDCCQWRGVNCSSEGRVTGLDLSSESISGGLHNSSSLFSLQYLQNLSLAYNKFNYSQFPSGFDKLTNLSHLNLSNAGFAGQIPIELSRLRSLVILDLSTLYFPEIPPLKLENPNLEILVQNFTELIELYLDGVNISEQGSEWCGALSSSLTNLRVLSLSNCNLLGPLNPSLLKLQSLSSIRLDNNDLSALVPEFFANFTNLTSLRLSSSGLFDIFPEKIFQVPTLEVLDLSNNARLGGSLPDFPQNGYLRTLVLSHTNFSGKLPHSIGNLNMLSRMDFSSCNFSGSIPTTMANLTQLLYLDMSFNNFTGPIPSFSKAKNLTQINLSHNDLTGQITSTHWEELKNLVNLDLRDNSLNGSIPVSLFSHLSLRYLQLSNNQFSGELTNISSNVLEYLDLSSNNLEGAIPVSVFNFRGLKILSLSSNNLTGSVQLNMIHQLTNLSSLDLSYNSLSIEYDRIGSPSLSFPNITTLKLASSKLKIFPDFLRTQSKLTTLDLSYNGIGGEIPNWIWKLPVLLQLNLSFNNLVALEGSSLTVSSLSILDIRSNRLQGQLPVLPPSATYLDFSRNNFSSIIPLDIGDFLSNAYFFSLSSNKFNGSIPVSICNAAYLQVLDLSNNSFSGMIPECLLRMSTTLGVLNLGRNNLHGTISDTLQDNCGLQTLDLNGNQLVGQIPKSLANCTRLEVFNIGNNHIKDIFPCHLKNASILRVLVLRSNYFSGSLGCSGPGKNAPWPLLQILDVALNNFTGKLPIICFYTWKAMLKREDDAKSELNHLQFRVLGFGSFYYQDVITVTVKGRNLEFVKILTLFTSIDVSCNNLDGPIPEAFGGLSALYILNLSHNALSGQIPKSLANLTQLESLDFSSNKLTGEIPMQLAENLIFLSVLNLAFNQLVGPIPQIKQFATFSESSYVGNEGLCGFPLKNCNAGHRTAPSAAPVGFDWQFILTGLGFGDCLTRAAKMASLRWRKTLKMTA, from the exons ATGAGAATTCCGTTCTTTTTATCGATTTTCTTGATACCCATATGCTCAATTTTGCCCGGCTTCTCGATCTTTCTGGTCTCTGGCCAATGTTTGAACCATCAGAAAGACTTGTTGCTCAAATTGAACAACAGCCTCGAATTCGATTTAGCTTCTTCCACAAAACTGAGACACTGGAATCAGAGTTCCGATTGCTGTCAGTGGCGAGGCGTAAATTGCAGCAGCGAGGGACGTGTTACCGGACTCGACCTGAGCAGTGAATCCATCTCGGGAGGACTTCACAATTCGAGCAGCCTCTTCAGTCTTCAGTACCTCCAGAACCTAAGTTTGGCATATAACAAATTCAACTATTCCCAGTTTCCGTCAGGGTTTGACAAATTGACGAATTTGAGTCATTTGAACCTATCAAATGCTGGCTTTGCAGGTCAGATTCCGATTGAGCTTTCGCGTTTGAGAAGTTTGGTTATTCTTGATTTATCTACCCTTTACTTCCCTGAAATTCCTCCCCTAAAACTTGAGAATCCAAATTTGGAGATACTGGTTCAGAACTTTACGGAACTTATAGAACTTTATCTTGATGGTGTAAACATATCAGAACAAGGGAGCGAGTGGTGTGGGGCTTTATCATCATCACTGACCAATTTGAGGGTATTGAGCTTGTCAAATTGCAATCTTTTAGGCCCTTTGAATCCCTCCTTATTAAAGCTTCAGTCCCTCTCAAGTATTCGTCTGGATAATAACGACTTGTCTGCGTTAGTGCCGGAGTTCTTCGCAAATTTCACAAATTTGACGTCCTTGCGTCTCAGTTCTAGTGGGTTGTTTGACATATTTCCGGAAAAGATCTTCCAGGTGCCTACACTAGAGGTTCTTGACTTGTCTAATAATGCACGACTTGGTGGTTCCTTGCCAGATTTTCCTCAGAATGGGTACCTTCGAACCCTGGTACTTAGCCACACAAATTTCTCGGGAAAATTGCCGCACTCTATCGGTAACCTTAACATGTTGTCTAGAATGGATTTTTCAAGTTGCAATTTCAGCGGATCAATTCCAACTACAATGGCTAATCTTACCCAATTGCTTTATCTGGACATGTCATTCAACAATTTTACTGGACCAATTCCATCGTTCAGCAAGGCCAAGAATCTGACTCAAATAAACCTTTCTCATAACGATTTAACCGGTCAGATTACATCTACTCACTGGGAAGAGCTGAAGAATCTGGTAAACCTTGACTTGCGTGACAATTCTCTGAATGGGAGTATTCCAGTTTCTCTGTTTTCCCATTTATCATTGCGGTATCTGCAACTTTCCAACAACCAATTTTCTGGTGAGCTCACCAACATTTCTTCTAATGTATTGGAATACCTTGATTTGAGCAGCAACAATTTGGAAGGGGCAATCCCTGTGTCTGTCTTTAATTTTCGAGGTCTTAAGATCCTCTCGCTTTCTTCAAATAATCTTACCGGCTCAGTCCAGCTAAATATGATACACCAGTTGACAAACCTTTCGAGTCTTGATCTTTCCTACAACAGCTTGTCAATTGAATATGATAGAATCGGTTCTCCGTCCCTCTCCTTTCCCAACATTACCACGTTAAAATTGGCTTCCAGCAAGTTGAAAATATTTCCTGATTTTTTGAGAACCCAATCCAAATTAACAACTCTAGACCTTTCATATAACGGGATTGGTGGAGAGATACCCAACTGGATATGGAAACTGCCTGTTCTTCTACAGTTAAATCTTTCCTTTAACAATTTGGTGGCTCTAGAAGGATCTTCACTCACTGTCTCTTCTCTGAGTATCCTGGACATTCGTTCCAACCGACTCCAAGGGCAACTCCCAGTTCTCCCACCATCTGCCACGTATTTGGATTTCTCAAGGAATAATTTCAGCTCTATCATACCCTTGGACATTGGTGATTTCCTTTCTAACGcttatttcttctctctttcaagCAATAAATTCAATGGGAGCATACCTGTATCAATTTGCAATGCAGCATACCTCCAAGTTCTAGATCTGTCTAATAATTCCTTCAGTGGCATGATTCCGGAATGTTTGCTTCGGATGAGTACAACTCTTGGGGTGCTAAATCTAGGGAGAAACAATCTCCATGGCACAATTTCAGATACATTACAAGACAATTGTGGTTTGCAAACTTTAGATCTCAATGGAAACCAACTTGTAGGGCAGATACCTAAATCTTTGGCGAATTGCACAAGGTTGGAGGTCTTTAATATCGGTAACAACCACATTAAGGATATCTTCCCATGTCACTTGAAGAATGCATCCATATTGCGTGTCCTTGTTTTGCGCTCTAACTACTTTAGCGGGTCCCTTGGTTGTTCCGGTCCCGGGAAAAATGCCCCTTGGCCACTGCTTCAAATTTTGGATGTAGCTTTGAACAATTTCACTGGTAAGCTTCCAATAATATGCTTTTATACCTGGAAGGCTATGTTGAAAAGGGAAGATGATGCCAAATCAGAGCTCAATCACCTTCAATTTAGAGTCCTGGGATTTGGAAGCTTTTATTATCAAGATGTGATCACAGTTACCGTTAAAGGTCGAAACTTGGAATTTGTGAAGATTCTAACTCTTTTTACCTCGATTGACGTTTCCTGCAACAACCTGGATGGGCCAATACCAGAAGCATTTGGTGGACTCTCAGCACTATACATTCTAAACTTGTCGCATAATGCTCTTTCGGGACAAATCCCAAAATCTCTGGCAAACTTGACACAGTTGGAGTCGTTGGATTTTTCAAGCAATAAACTTACAGGGGAGATTCCTATGCAACTTGCAGAAAATCTTATTTTCCTTTCAGTCCTAAACCTTGCCTTCAATCAACTGGTGGGGCCGATTCCGCAGATCAAACAGTTCGCTACTTTTTCAGAAAGTTCGTACGTAGGGAACGAAGGATTATGTGGCTTTCCTCTTAAGAATTGTAATGCTGGCCACCGGACAGCACCATCAGCAGCACCAGTTGGATTTGATTGGCAGTTCATACTGACTGGGCTTGGCTTTGGG GATTGTCTTACACGGGCAGCAAAGATGGCAagcttgaggtggaggaagacATTGAAGATGACAGCATAG
- the LOC122280125 gene encoding receptor-like protein 7 isoform X2, whose protein sequence is MRIPFFLSIFLIPICSILPGFSIFLVSGQCLNHQKDLLLKLNNSLEFDLASSTKLRHWNQSSDCCQWRGVNCSSEGRVTGLDLSSESISGGLHNSSSLFSLQYLQNLSLAYNKFNYSQFPSGFDKLTNLSHLNLSNAGFAGQIPIELSRLRSLVILDLSTLYFPEIPPLKLENPNLEILVQNFTELIELYLDGVNISEQGSEWCGALSSSLTNLRVLSLSNCNLLGPLNPSLLKLQSLSSIRLDNNDLSALVPEFFANFTNLTSLRLSSSGLFDIFPEKIFQVPTLEVLDLSNNARLGGSLPDFPQNGYLRTLVLSHTNFSGKLPHSIGNLNMLSRMDFSSCNFSGSIPTTMANLTQLLYLDMSFNNFTGPIPSFSKAKNLTQINLSHNDLTGQITSTHWEELKNLVNLDLRDNSLNGSIPVSLFSHLSLRYLQLSNNQFSGELTNISSNVLEYLDLSSNNLEGAIPVSVFNFRGLKILSLSSNNLTGSVQLNMIHQLTNLSSLDLSYNSLSIEYDRIGSPSLSFPNITTLKLASSKLKIFPDFLRTQSKLTTLDLSYNGIGGEIPNWIWKLPVLLQLNLSFNNLVALEGSSLTVSSLSILDIRSNRLQGQLPVLPPSATYLDFSRNNFSSIIPLDIGDFLSNAYFFSLSSNKFNGSIPVSICNAAYLQVLDLSNNSFSGMIPECLLRMSTTLGVLNLGRNNLHGTISDTLQDNCGLQTLDLNGNQLVGQIPKSLANCTRLEVFNIGNNHIKDIFPCHLKNASILRVLVLRSNYFSGSLGCSGPGKNAPWPLLQILDVALNNFTGKLPIICFYTWKAMLKREDDAKSELNHLQFRVLGFGSFYYQDVITVTVKGRNLEFVKILTLFTSIDVSCNNLDGPIPEAFGGLSALYILNLSHNALSGQIPKSLANLTQLESLDFSSNKLTGEIPMQLAENLIFLSVLNLAFNQLVGPIPQIKQFATFSESSYVGNEGLCGFPLKNCNAGHRTAPSAAPVGFDWQFILTGLGFGVGAALFVAPLMFWGKGRRWYNKSTDKIVLVILTMIGLSYTGSKDGKLEVEEDIEDDSIEDYDDEDETENEEFRGRYCVFCSKLDISRKRVIHDPKCICQLSTQERED, encoded by the exons ATGAGAATTCCGTTCTTTTTATCGATTTTCTTGATACCCATATGCTCAATTTTGCCCGGCTTCTCGATCTTTCTGGTCTCTGGCCAATGTTTGAACCATCAGAAAGACTTGTTGCTCAAATTGAACAACAGCCTCGAATTCGATTTAGCTTCTTCCACAAAACTGAGACACTGGAATCAGAGTTCCGATTGCTGTCAGTGGCGAGGCGTAAATTGCAGCAGCGAGGGACGTGTTACCGGACTCGACCTGAGCAGTGAATCCATCTCGGGAGGACTTCACAATTCGAGCAGCCTCTTCAGTCTTCAGTACCTCCAGAACCTAAGTTTGGCATATAACAAATTCAACTATTCCCAGTTTCCGTCAGGGTTTGACAAATTGACGAATTTGAGTCATTTGAACCTATCAAATGCTGGCTTTGCAGGTCAGATTCCGATTGAGCTTTCGCGTTTGAGAAGTTTGGTTATTCTTGATTTATCTACCCTTTACTTCCCTGAAATTCCTCCCCTAAAACTTGAGAATCCAAATTTGGAGATACTGGTTCAGAACTTTACGGAACTTATAGAACTTTATCTTGATGGTGTAAACATATCAGAACAAGGGAGCGAGTGGTGTGGGGCTTTATCATCATCACTGACCAATTTGAGGGTATTGAGCTTGTCAAATTGCAATCTTTTAGGCCCTTTGAATCCCTCCTTATTAAAGCTTCAGTCCCTCTCAAGTATTCGTCTGGATAATAACGACTTGTCTGCGTTAGTGCCGGAGTTCTTCGCAAATTTCACAAATTTGACGTCCTTGCGTCTCAGTTCTAGTGGGTTGTTTGACATATTTCCGGAAAAGATCTTCCAGGTGCCTACACTAGAGGTTCTTGACTTGTCTAATAATGCACGACTTGGTGGTTCCTTGCCAGATTTTCCTCAGAATGGGTACCTTCGAACCCTGGTACTTAGCCACACAAATTTCTCGGGAAAATTGCCGCACTCTATCGGTAACCTTAACATGTTGTCTAGAATGGATTTTTCAAGTTGCAATTTCAGCGGATCAATTCCAACTACAATGGCTAATCTTACCCAATTGCTTTATCTGGACATGTCATTCAACAATTTTACTGGACCAATTCCATCGTTCAGCAAGGCCAAGAATCTGACTCAAATAAACCTTTCTCATAACGATTTAACCGGTCAGATTACATCTACTCACTGGGAAGAGCTGAAGAATCTGGTAAACCTTGACTTGCGTGACAATTCTCTGAATGGGAGTATTCCAGTTTCTCTGTTTTCCCATTTATCATTGCGGTATCTGCAACTTTCCAACAACCAATTTTCTGGTGAGCTCACCAACATTTCTTCTAATGTATTGGAATACCTTGATTTGAGCAGCAACAATTTGGAAGGGGCAATCCCTGTGTCTGTCTTTAATTTTCGAGGTCTTAAGATCCTCTCGCTTTCTTCAAATAATCTTACCGGCTCAGTCCAGCTAAATATGATACACCAGTTGACAAACCTTTCGAGTCTTGATCTTTCCTACAACAGCTTGTCAATTGAATATGATAGAATCGGTTCTCCGTCCCTCTCCTTTCCCAACATTACCACGTTAAAATTGGCTTCCAGCAAGTTGAAAATATTTCCTGATTTTTTGAGAACCCAATCCAAATTAACAACTCTAGACCTTTCATATAACGGGATTGGTGGAGAGATACCCAACTGGATATGGAAACTGCCTGTTCTTCTACAGTTAAATCTTTCCTTTAACAATTTGGTGGCTCTAGAAGGATCTTCACTCACTGTCTCTTCTCTGAGTATCCTGGACATTCGTTCCAACCGACTCCAAGGGCAACTCCCAGTTCTCCCACCATCTGCCACGTATTTGGATTTCTCAAGGAATAATTTCAGCTCTATCATACCCTTGGACATTGGTGATTTCCTTTCTAACGcttatttcttctctctttcaagCAATAAATTCAATGGGAGCATACCTGTATCAATTTGCAATGCAGCATACCTCCAAGTTCTAGATCTGTCTAATAATTCCTTCAGTGGCATGATTCCGGAATGTTTGCTTCGGATGAGTACAACTCTTGGGGTGCTAAATCTAGGGAGAAACAATCTCCATGGCACAATTTCAGATACATTACAAGACAATTGTGGTTTGCAAACTTTAGATCTCAATGGAAACCAACTTGTAGGGCAGATACCTAAATCTTTGGCGAATTGCACAAGGTTGGAGGTCTTTAATATCGGTAACAACCACATTAAGGATATCTTCCCATGTCACTTGAAGAATGCATCCATATTGCGTGTCCTTGTTTTGCGCTCTAACTACTTTAGCGGGTCCCTTGGTTGTTCCGGTCCCGGGAAAAATGCCCCTTGGCCACTGCTTCAAATTTTGGATGTAGCTTTGAACAATTTCACTGGTAAGCTTCCAATAATATGCTTTTATACCTGGAAGGCTATGTTGAAAAGGGAAGATGATGCCAAATCAGAGCTCAATCACCTTCAATTTAGAGTCCTGGGATTTGGAAGCTTTTATTATCAAGATGTGATCACAGTTACCGTTAAAGGTCGAAACTTGGAATTTGTGAAGATTCTAACTCTTTTTACCTCGATTGACGTTTCCTGCAACAACCTGGATGGGCCAATACCAGAAGCATTTGGTGGACTCTCAGCACTATACATTCTAAACTTGTCGCATAATGCTCTTTCGGGACAAATCCCAAAATCTCTGGCAAACTTGACACAGTTGGAGTCGTTGGATTTTTCAAGCAATAAACTTACAGGGGAGATTCCTATGCAACTTGCAGAAAATCTTATTTTCCTTTCAGTCCTAAACCTTGCCTTCAATCAACTGGTGGGGCCGATTCCGCAGATCAAACAGTTCGCTACTTTTTCAGAAAGTTCGTACGTAGGGAACGAAGGATTATGTGGCTTTCCTCTTAAGAATTGTAATGCTGGCCACCGGACAGCACCATCAGCAGCACCAGTTGGATTTGATTGGCAGTTCATACTGACTGGGCTTGGCTTTGGGGTAGGAGCAGCATTGTTTGTTGCTCCCCTGATGTTTTGGGGGAAAGGAAGAAGATGGTACAACAAAAGCACTGATAAAATTGTTCTCGTGATTCTTACAATGATAGGATTGTCTTACACGGGCAGCAAAGATGGCAagcttgaggtggaggaagacATTGAAGATGACAGCATAGAAGActatgatgatgaagatgaaacGGAAAATGAAGAATTTCGAGGGCGATACTGTGTTTTTTGTTCCAAACTTGACATTAGTAGGAAGAGGGTCATCCATGACCCCAAATGTATATGCC AATTATCGACCCAAGAGAGAGAGGATTAG